In the Gymnodinialimonas sp. 202GB13-11 genome, one interval contains:
- a CDS encoding flagellar basal body P-ring protein FlgI, with protein sequence MRSLLLFLSFSLFASVCYATPIRIKDLVEFDGVRGNDLVGYGLVVGLNGTGDGLRNAPFTEEIMVNILERLGVNVTGEQFRPQNVAAVIVTASLPAFARQGGQIDVTVSAIGDADSLLGGTLVMTPLTAADGEIYAVAQGAVIAGGAVVEGDGAQVTQGVPTAGVIPTGARVEREVDFDFTSLDQIRLALRTPDFTTAARIEAAINVEFGRSVAAMLDAGTVLVDIERTRAPSPAHAITRVENILVEPETRARVVVDQRSGTIVMGEDVRISRVAVAQGNLTLRIEEQPIAIQPNPFSEGETLVLPRTDAELIEEPGTGLAEVSGGTSLSEVVSALNALGVSPRDMIEILSSIEAAGALHAEFIVR encoded by the coding sequence ATCCGATCTCTGCTCCTCTTCCTTTCATTTTCGCTTTTTGCATCCGTTTGTTACGCGACACCCATTCGCATCAAGGACTTGGTCGAATTCGATGGGGTTCGAGGGAATGACCTTGTCGGCTATGGGCTTGTCGTGGGCCTGAACGGCACGGGGGATGGATTGCGAAACGCGCCCTTCACAGAAGAAATTATGGTCAATATTCTGGAACGTCTCGGCGTCAATGTGACCGGCGAGCAATTCCGGCCGCAGAACGTTGCGGCGGTCATCGTAACGGCAAGCCTACCTGCTTTTGCACGGCAAGGTGGCCAGATCGACGTGACGGTTTCAGCGATCGGAGATGCAGATAGCCTACTTGGCGGCACCTTGGTGATGACGCCGCTGACGGCAGCCGATGGAGAGATATACGCCGTCGCACAGGGCGCTGTGATCGCTGGCGGTGCCGTCGTGGAGGGCGACGGCGCCCAAGTTACACAGGGTGTTCCTACGGCCGGTGTGATCCCGACCGGGGCCAGGGTCGAACGCGAAGTGGATTTCGACTTCACGTCGCTGGACCAGATCCGATTGGCGCTAAGAACACCAGACTTCACAACTGCGGCCCGGATCGAGGCTGCGATAAATGTGGAATTTGGTCGATCAGTCGCCGCCATGCTCGATGCTGGGACGGTTTTGGTGGATATCGAACGCACACGCGCGCCGTCGCCTGCCCACGCCATTACACGCGTTGAGAACATATTGGTCGAACCGGAAACCCGTGCCCGCGTGGTAGTCGATCAAAGATCGGGTACTATCGTGATGGGAGAGGACGTGCGTATCAGCCGTGTGGCCGTGGCGCAGGGGAACTTGACCTTGCGGATTGAGGAGCAACCGATTGCTATTCAACCCAATCCATTTTCGGAGGGGGAGACGCTGGTCCTTCCAAGGACGGATGCCGAACTGATCGAGGAGCCAGGGACAGGACTTGCCGAGGTATCAGGAGGCACATCGCTGTCAGAAGTTGTAAGCGCATTGAATGCTCTGGGCGTCTCTCCGCGTGACATGATCGAAATTCTGTCCAGCATCGAAGCTGCCGGAGCGCTTCACGCTGAATTCATCGTTCGCTGA
- a CDS encoding flagellar hook protein FlgE translates to MTISSSLNAGVAGLSVNASRLATIADNIANSGTNGYKRAVADFHSMVIESGSGIYSAGGVRVTTQRLIDQPGALATTNNPTDLAVRGRGFLPVTTGAAVGVDGAGDLPLFLATTGSFRTDADGYLRTSTGVTLMGWPANADGTVPSFPRDTGAGLEPVQVNVNQFTSEPTTRISMGVNLPGTDTTAGSAGDTRQLSIEYFDNLGTSQSIDVAFTPTVPPSGDPASNTWTMVLSDSAQNGAVIGEYTVEFDDSRTGGGTIQNVTQGVPPVGGGWNSGTGTFSVDVLGGPIEIDIGAQGAGSGLTQLSDNFAPTAISKDGSPVGNLVSVEVDANGYVHANFDVGITRTVYQIPLIDLPNPNGLMAHDNQLYSTSAESGSFFLWDAGDGPTGDVVSYALEESATDVAAELTQLIQTQRAYSSNAKIIQTVDEMLQETTNIIR, encoded by the coding sequence ATGACGATTTCTTCCTCGCTGAACGCGGGTGTTGCGGGCCTCTCGGTCAACGCAAGCCGCTTGGCCACCATAGCAGACAATATCGCGAACTCAGGTACGAACGGATACAAGCGTGCGGTCGCTGATTTCCACTCCATGGTTATTGAATCCGGTAGCGGCATTTATTCCGCAGGCGGTGTTCGCGTGACGACCCAGCGGCTCATCGACCAGCCCGGCGCACTAGCGACAACCAACAACCCAACTGACCTCGCCGTGCGAGGGCGCGGTTTTCTTCCGGTGACCACCGGTGCTGCAGTCGGCGTAGACGGTGCAGGGGACCTCCCGCTGTTTCTAGCGACCACCGGGTCCTTCCGCACAGACGCCGATGGGTATTTGCGGACATCCACTGGCGTTACTTTGATGGGGTGGCCGGCAAATGCTGACGGAACGGTCCCATCCTTCCCGCGCGATACCGGCGCGGGGCTGGAGCCTGTCCAAGTCAACGTCAATCAGTTTACGTCCGAGCCAACTACGCGCATTTCGATGGGTGTTAACTTGCCGGGAACGGACACTACGGCTGGCTCAGCAGGCGATACACGGCAGCTCTCGATCGAATACTTTGATAACCTCGGCACGTCGCAATCAATCGACGTGGCCTTTACACCGACTGTTCCGCCATCAGGTGATCCCGCCTCTAACACCTGGACAATGGTGTTAAGCGACTCGGCTCAAAACGGAGCCGTTATCGGCGAGTATACGGTGGAATTTGACGACAGCCGGACAGGTGGCGGCACGATCCAGAATGTCACGCAAGGTGTGCCACCTGTCGGAGGTGGCTGGAACTCTGGCACCGGCACCTTCTCTGTCGATGTTCTTGGCGGGCCAATTGAAATCGACATCGGCGCTCAAGGCGCCGGATCTGGCCTGACGCAGCTGTCCGATAATTTCGCACCGACGGCCATTTCGAAAGATGGCTCGCCCGTTGGCAACCTCGTTTCAGTTGAAGTTGACGCAAACGGCTATGTACACGCCAATTTCGACGTTGGCATCACACGCACCGTCTATCAGATCCCGTTGATTGATTTGCCCAATCCAAACGGGCTAATGGCGCATGACAATCAGCTTTACTCCACATCAGCTGAGAGTGGGTCCTTTTTTCTTTGGGACGCGGGCGACGGCCCGACAGGGGATGTTGTGTCCTACGCGCTTGAAGAGTCCGCAACCGATGTCGCGGCCGAGCTGACGCAGCTGATTCAAACTCAACGGGCCTATTCGTCGAATGCAAAGATCATCCAGACTGTGGATGAGATGTTGCAAGAAACGACCAATATCATTCGATGA
- the flgK gene encoding flagellar hook-associated protein FlgK, whose amino-acid sequence MSISSALSSALSGLNASARRADIVSSNIANAMTEGYGTRRLETAGRIVGNDGSGVRVMGVTRQEDSILIGQRRQADSQLGANRVQVDYGARLEALIGSPDQPGSLSGRLSDMEAKLISASNAPWNTTLLTGAVEAAQSLASNINQISSGIQSERQRADAEIGIAVDRINTALQGLDDLNKRILSVRSNGGEVASLHDAQAQLIDQISPYIPLQSRRETNGTLQIYSNDGHVLLSHRAMELGFDPSPGMDPFLSLANGNISGLTLDGRPLRLEGSNPALGGGELGALFDIRDRLGPEAQARIDAVARDLAERFDQSGLDPTIAPGDPGLFTDAGNLANPTNEVGLAGRLQVNELAMPSSGGAVWRLRDGLGAVTEGPSGNASVLTAQVDALTAARTTASGGFSSTNRTISELAAETLTLASMSRINAETSLSHTANLHSVLKTAELADGVDTDDELQRLLKIEQHYSANARVINVAEEMMDELLRIAQ is encoded by the coding sequence ATGAGCATCTCATCAGCCCTTTCCAGCGCGTTGAGCGGGCTGAACGCCTCAGCCCGCCGCGCCGATATCGTGTCTTCGAACATCGCCAATGCGATGACCGAAGGATACGGGACCCGTCGCTTGGAAACGGCTGGCCGCATCGTTGGCAACGATGGTTCAGGCGTCCGGGTTATGGGAGTCACGCGGCAAGAAGATTCCATACTGATCGGCCAACGACGCCAGGCCGACTCCCAATTGGGTGCCAACAGAGTTCAGGTGGATTATGGCGCTCGGTTGGAGGCGCTGATTGGCTCCCCAGACCAACCAGGCAGCCTTTCCGGGCGCCTTTCCGATATGGAGGCGAAGCTGATTTCTGCGTCCAACGCACCTTGGAACACTACTCTACTGACAGGCGCGGTCGAAGCTGCACAAAGCCTAGCTTCGAATATCAATCAGATCAGTTCTGGCATTCAATCTGAGCGCCAGCGAGCAGACGCAGAGATTGGAATTGCTGTTGACCGCATTAACACCGCCCTCCAAGGGCTGGACGACCTCAACAAGCGTATTCTTTCCGTGCGGTCGAATGGCGGAGAAGTCGCATCGCTCCACGATGCGCAGGCGCAGTTGATCGATCAAATCTCACCTTACATCCCGCTCCAATCTCGTCGCGAAACCAACGGCACACTCCAAATCTACAGTAACGATGGACATGTTTTACTAAGCCATCGTGCGATGGAGTTGGGGTTTGACCCGTCCCCTGGCATGGATCCCTTTCTTTCACTGGCAAACGGGAACATCTCTGGCCTCACGCTGGATGGACGACCGCTTCGGCTTGAAGGGTCCAATCCGGCTTTGGGCGGTGGCGAACTCGGCGCATTGTTCGATATACGCGACAGGCTTGGCCCAGAAGCGCAGGCACGGATTGATGCAGTCGCCCGCGATCTGGCGGAGCGTTTTGACCAATCCGGATTGGATCCAACCATCGCGCCTGGCGATCCGGGCCTTTTCACCGATGCGGGGAACCTTGCGAACCCAACGAATGAAGTCGGGTTGGCAGGTAGACTGCAAGTGAACGAGCTTGCCATGCCCAGTTCGGGCGGTGCGGTTTGGCGCCTTCGTGATGGATTGGGGGCCGTCACAGAGGGGCCATCTGGGAACGCATCCGTGCTTACGGCGCAAGTCGACGCCTTGACCGCTGCGCGAACGACAGCATCAGGCGGGTTCTCTTCGACAAACCGAACGATCTCCGAGCTTGCTGCAGAAACACTCACGCTCGCGAGCATGTCACGCATCAATGCAGAAACCTCGCTTAGCCACACGGCGAACCTGCACAGCGTTTTGAAGACAGCGGAATTGGCAGACGGCGTCGATACCGACGACGAGCTGCAACGCCTTTTGAAGATCGAACAGCACTACTCCGCCAATGCCCGCGTGATCAACGTGGCGGAAGAAATGATGGATGAGTTGTTGAGGATCGCACAATGA
- the fliP gene encoding flagellar type III secretion system pore protein FliP (The bacterial flagellar biogenesis protein FliP forms a type III secretion system (T3SS)-type pore required for flagellar assembly.), with the protein MPRLSLRVFVVILSATLALPGMAFAQEVTLDLGDGGSLTARTFQLIALITLLSLAPGIAIMVTCFPFVVTVLSILRQAIGLQQSPPNMLIVSLALFLTYFVMAPVFEEAYQVGIAPLITGDLSVEEAIPLIYEPFRGFMMNRVDSSTLASLAELRPGTAIGDPEASVLIPAFMLSEVERAFQIGFLIFLPFLVIDLVVAAILMSMGMMMVPPAIVSLPFKLAFFVVADGWALITGALVRSYF; encoded by the coding sequence ATGCCACGGCTTAGCCTTCGGGTCTTCGTTGTCATTCTCTCGGCGACGCTTGCACTGCCGGGAATGGCGTTCGCTCAAGAGGTCACGCTTGATCTGGGAGACGGGGGCAGTCTGACAGCCCGCACTTTTCAACTGATTGCACTGATCACACTGCTCAGCCTGGCGCCGGGCATTGCGATAATGGTGACCTGTTTCCCGTTTGTGGTAACGGTGCTTTCCATTCTCCGACAAGCTATTGGCCTGCAGCAGTCGCCGCCCAACATGCTGATTGTCAGTCTAGCGTTGTTCTTGACCTACTTCGTTATGGCGCCTGTATTTGAAGAGGCCTACCAAGTCGGCATCGCGCCGCTTATCACGGGCGACCTTTCGGTCGAAGAGGCGATCCCACTCATCTATGAGCCTTTCCGGGGTTTCATGATGAACCGTGTCGATTCTTCGACACTGGCAAGTTTGGCTGAATTACGGCCGGGTACCGCAATCGGCGACCCCGAGGCGTCTGTTCTGATTCCAGCGTTTATGCTCAGTGAAGTCGAACGCGCTTTTCAGATCGGCTTCCTGATCTTTCTTCCATTCTTGGTAATCGATCTCGTGGTAGCTGCCATCCTGATGTCGATGGGCATGATGATGGTACCGCCGGCGATCGTGTCATTGCCATTCAAGCTCGCATTCTTCGTGGTTGCAGATGGTTGGGCTCTAATAACTGGCGCACTGGTACGGAGCTACTTTTAG
- a CDS encoding flagellin, translating into MSITTFGDMAQFQSLRKQGSDLRSDIARLTAELASGKVTDTGRNLNGDFSALTDVTRGLRLNEAFKTSISNAEITTDGRQTALDRVASELVGFGASLLSLAGTSKTESRELDLLNTPERFGAAVAALNTQFAGQSLFAADAPENIPLIPAEDILAELRNVTAGLTDAASLETAVLAWFNDPGGAYQTFAWQGGDGEPPETLLSEGQTAATGVSALDPAIRETLAGLAMATLAADKYLSLSSEERADLLSRSGQQVLSGETDLVDLRARLGAEQARIEEARVAAETTRSALELEYGRLVEADPYRTATELEAASLQLESLYILTARMSRLSLTEFLR; encoded by the coding sequence ATGAGCATCACTACATTCGGCGACATGGCGCAGTTCCAATCGCTCCGAAAACAGGGGTCCGACCTCCGTTCAGACATCGCTCGTCTGACCGCCGAGCTCGCATCTGGCAAGGTGACGGATACTGGACGGAATCTGAATGGAGACTTCTCGGCGCTCACCGACGTCACTCGCGGGCTACGCCTCAATGAAGCATTCAAAACGAGCATTTCGAATGCTGAAATCACCACGGATGGCCGCCAGACCGCTTTAGATCGAGTGGCCAGCGAGCTCGTCGGATTCGGTGCATCATTACTCTCACTTGCGGGCACATCAAAAACAGAAAGTCGCGAACTGGACCTCTTGAATACGCCTGAAAGGTTTGGAGCGGCTGTCGCCGCCCTCAACACGCAATTCGCTGGGCAGAGCCTCTTTGCAGCGGACGCGCCTGAGAACATTCCGTTGATCCCGGCAGAAGACATCCTTGCGGAACTAAGAAATGTGACGGCGGGTTTAACCGACGCCGCAAGCTTGGAAACGGCGGTACTCGCTTGGTTCAATGATCCTGGAGGCGCATACCAAACATTCGCATGGCAAGGTGGTGACGGGGAACCGCCGGAAACACTTCTGTCAGAGGGCCAAACTGCCGCTACTGGTGTCTCTGCTTTGGATCCAGCGATCCGCGAAACGCTGGCTGGTTTGGCCATGGCCACCCTTGCGGCAGACAAATATTTGTCTTTGAGCTCTGAGGAACGCGCAGATTTACTCTCGAGATCCGGTCAACAAGTACTCAGTGGCGAAACCGATTTGGTCGATCTCCGTGCGCGCCTAGGTGCGGAGCAAGCACGTATCGAAGAAGCCAGGGTCGCTGCAGAGACGACGCGTAGCGCACTCGAGTTGGAATATGGGCGACTTGTTGAGGCGGACCCTTACCGGACGGCCACCGAACTTGAGGCCGCAAGCCTCCAGCTGGAAAGCCTCTATATCCTGACCGCGCGCATGTCGCGCCTTAGTCTGACGGAGTTCCTCAGGTGA
- the fliF gene encoding flagellar basal-body MS-ring/collar protein FliF produces MENGAAVNKLLELWNDMDGRRRGMLVGGIAALAIALFILTRIAAQPSFSLLYSGLDPAAAGEVVEAISERGVAHRVEGDSIFVESSERDALRLALASEGLPANGPQGYELLDSLSGFGTTSQMFDAAYWRAKEGELSRTIIASPAIRAARVHIANPSADPFQPTQEATASVAVRPAAGGLAPGHAQALRYLVASSVPGLRPENVTVIDADSGQVLDGQEQMTPAADATARADQMRANIERLLAARVGPGNAVVQVSVELEMARETVLERVIDPDSRVIVATETEELDNSSRDGAATGVTVASNLPDGEGAEGEGSSAQTTESRERVTFDLSELQREVEREPGAVRRITVAVLLNGVDEIGADGIVETIPRTDAEISALTELVRSAVGYDETRGDIVTIQSMAFDEAAVIDLTEASFLDSINLDIGRILQTGILSLVVLAIVFGLLRPLLTSAQRGSSGDLELPALEPAGGLPALASVAPSDPETISAAFDGTNTEDDGSAAKAVATMDGGSASQPENIADAFDRALPMMMAGAVSEETAHNLNHLDPVERLRLLIQEREEETVEILRNWMNEDDEMPQ; encoded by the coding sequence ATGGAAAATGGTGCTGCGGTGAACAAGCTGCTTGAGCTTTGGAACGACATGGACGGACGCCGACGGGGCATGCTGGTTGGGGGCATTGCCGCTTTGGCAATCGCCTTGTTTATCTTGACGCGGATAGCGGCTCAGCCGTCCTTTTCCTTGCTGTACAGCGGACTGGACCCGGCGGCCGCTGGCGAGGTTGTGGAAGCCATCTCTGAACGCGGTGTTGCCCATCGTGTCGAAGGTGATTCTATTTTCGTCGAAAGCTCGGAACGCGATGCCCTTCGATTGGCGCTCGCGAGTGAAGGGCTGCCGGCAAACGGTCCGCAGGGGTACGAGCTTCTAGACTCGCTCTCAGGGTTTGGGACCACGTCCCAAATGTTCGACGCCGCTTATTGGCGTGCCAAAGAAGGCGAACTTTCCAGAACCATCATAGCGTCCCCAGCGATACGCGCTGCGCGGGTTCACATAGCCAATCCGTCCGCAGACCCATTCCAACCCACACAGGAAGCTACGGCATCTGTTGCGGTTCGGCCCGCTGCAGGTGGACTTGCGCCGGGGCACGCCCAAGCGTTGCGTTACTTGGTGGCATCTTCTGTACCGGGATTACGACCCGAAAACGTCACCGTCATTGACGCAGATTCCGGTCAGGTTCTGGATGGGCAAGAGCAAATGACGCCAGCTGCCGATGCCACCGCCCGAGCCGATCAGATGAGGGCAAATATTGAGCGGTTGCTAGCAGCGCGTGTCGGCCCGGGAAACGCAGTCGTCCAGGTTTCCGTGGAATTAGAAATGGCTCGAGAAACCGTCTTGGAGCGAGTTATCGATCCAGACAGCCGCGTGATTGTTGCCACCGAAACGGAGGAACTCGATAACTCCTCGCGTGACGGCGCAGCTACAGGTGTGACCGTTGCCTCGAACCTTCCTGACGGCGAGGGTGCCGAAGGGGAAGGGTCATCTGCTCAGACCACAGAGTCGCGGGAAAGGGTAACTTTCGACCTGTCCGAACTTCAGCGTGAAGTCGAACGTGAACCGGGCGCGGTGCGCCGCATAACAGTTGCTGTGCTTTTGAACGGCGTGGATGAAATTGGAGCGGACGGGATTGTCGAAACGATTCCGAGGACCGATGCAGAGATTTCAGCGCTGACCGAGTTGGTTAGATCGGCCGTCGGCTATGACGAAACACGCGGCGATATAGTTACCATCCAATCGATGGCCTTCGACGAGGCCGCCGTGATCGATCTGACCGAAGCCAGTTTTCTGGACAGCATTAATCTTGATATCGGACGGATTCTGCAAACCGGAATCCTCTCTCTTGTGGTCCTTGCAATCGTTTTCGGCTTGTTGCGGCCACTGCTCACATCCGCTCAGCGCGGAAGCAGTGGCGACCTTGAATTGCCTGCGCTTGAACCAGCCGGTGGCTTGCCAGCGCTCGCCTCTGTTGCCCCATCAGATCCTGAAACCATCTCTGCAGCTTTTGATGGAACCAACACAGAGGATGATGGGAGCGCTGCAAAAGCAGTCGCTACGATGGATGGCGGCAGCGCATCTCAACCTGAGAACATTGCGGACGCGTTTGATCGTGCACTGCCAATGATGATGGCAGGCGCGGTCTCAGAAGAGACGGCGCACAATCTCAATCACCTCGACCCGGTCGAACGACTGCGCCTGCTGATTCAAGAGAGGGAAGAGGAAACGGTGGAGATTTTGCGCAACTGGATGAATGAAGATGATGAGATGCCGCAATGA
- the motA gene encoding flagellar motor stator protein MotA — MLGIIGILVVFGMVFGGYKLAGGKFGIIIKALPFEMMMILGAAIGAFLISNDKGTIKATLSGLKKVFKGPTWKDEDYHQLLCLLFELIRLQRQNAVAVEEHIENPNESEIFSRYPKILGDHEAVELICDTLRAAAMNYNDPHQVEEVLDKRLEQNIHHQMHGSHAMQTVADGLPALGIVAAVLGVIKTMASIDQPPEVLGGLIGGALVGTFLGVFLAYGFVGPFASKMKGAIEEDHQFYLMIREVLIANLHNHATNICIEVGRQNAPHHVRPGFNTLEEALRDLKQAA; from the coding sequence ATGCTCGGGATCATAGGAATCCTCGTTGTCTTTGGAATGGTGTTCGGCGGCTACAAACTGGCTGGCGGCAAGTTCGGCATCATCATCAAGGCGTTGCCATTCGAGATGATGATGATCCTTGGCGCTGCGATCGGTGCATTCTTGATTTCAAACGACAAAGGGACGATCAAAGCCACGCTGAGTGGTCTGAAAAAGGTCTTCAAGGGTCCGACATGGAAAGACGAAGACTATCATCAGCTTCTTTGTCTTCTCTTTGAATTAATCAGGCTGCAGCGGCAAAACGCAGTCGCTGTGGAAGAACACATCGAAAACCCAAACGAGTCTGAAATCTTTTCGCGCTATCCCAAAATTTTGGGGGACCACGAAGCGGTGGAGCTGATTTGCGATACGCTGCGCGCCGCGGCCATGAACTATAACGACCCCCACCAGGTGGAAGAGGTGCTCGACAAACGGTTGGAGCAGAATATTCATCACCAGATGCACGGCAGCCACGCAATGCAGACGGTTGCAGATGGTTTGCCCGCTCTGGGGATCGTGGCAGCCGTTCTCGGCGTAATCAAGACGATGGCCTCTATCGATCAACCCCCCGAGGTGCTTGGCGGCCTTATCGGCGGCGCACTGGTCGGTACTTTTTTAGGGGTTTTTCTGGCGTACGGATTTGTGGGGCCTTTCGCATCGAAGATGAAGGGCGCGATTGAGGAAGATCATCAATTCTACCTGATGATCCGAGAAGTTCTGATTGCGAACCTGCACAACCACGCGACCAACATCTGCATCGAGGTTGGCCGCCAAAACGCGCCGCACCATGTACGGCCCGGTTTCAACACGCTGGAGGAGGCTTTGCGTGACCTCAAACAAGCCGCATGA
- a CDS encoding FliM/FliN family flagellar motor switch protein has product MTDNNATSRASALHSVPIEIRVCVGKARPKLSDMLEMDPETVLPLDSRVEDRVGLWVGDKLIAEGELIEMEGEREGQLAVRVTELVDRNDATA; this is encoded by the coding sequence ATGACGGATAACAACGCGACTAGCCGTGCATCGGCCCTCCATTCCGTACCGATTGAAATCCGCGTTTGCGTCGGGAAAGCCCGCCCGAAGCTATCGGATATGCTCGAGATGGATCCCGAAACCGTGCTCCCGCTCGACAGTCGTGTCGAAGACCGAGTTGGGCTTTGGGTTGGAGACAAGCTGATCGCAGAGGGTGAACTCATTGAAATGGAAGGAGAGCGAGAGGGACAACTGGCGGTTCGAGTAACCGAGCTCGTGGATCGCAATGATGCCACGGCTTAG
- a CDS encoding flagellar basal body-associated protein FliL, whose protein sequence is MSEEVEAEEPQKKKGLLMPLLVGLLLAVLGGGGGFWAVTQGPLSSSSHEPGEHAETDEPHDGDGHSHLPVEVAFVELETLVVSLGANEAGRNLIFTAALEVEPMHVEDVTQLSPRVMDVLNSYLRVISVSELSEPASLGRLRAQMLRRIQVVTGPGRVRDLLVTQFLVN, encoded by the coding sequence ATGTCTGAAGAAGTTGAAGCGGAAGAACCCCAGAAGAAGAAGGGCTTACTGATGCCCTTGCTCGTCGGGTTGCTTTTGGCCGTTCTGGGCGGAGGTGGAGGATTCTGGGCCGTAACACAGGGCCCCCTAAGCTCCAGCTCACACGAACCAGGTGAACACGCAGAAACCGATGAACCGCATGATGGCGATGGACATTCACATTTGCCTGTCGAGGTCGCATTTGTGGAACTTGAGACGTTGGTCGTTTCACTTGGCGCAAATGAAGCCGGGCGAAACTTGATATTCACGGCCGCGCTCGAGGTAGAGCCGATGCACGTCGAAGACGTCACGCAGCTTAGCCCAAGAGTTATGGACGTGCTGAATTCTTACCTTCGCGTGATCTCCGTCTCTGAACTCAGTGAACCCGCTAGCTTGGGCCGCCTGCGCGCACAAATGCTGCGACGCATTCAAGTGGTTACAGGCCCGGGGCGGGTTCGGGACCTCCTCGTCACACAATTTCTGGTGAATTAG
- a CDS encoding DUF6468 domain-containing protein, with the protein MTFFLTYGADLLVILASLGAMGYCIVLSRRLNRLTSFDKGLGGAIAVMSSQVDEMKAALREAKAGSDGAGQQLHELVHQARDISTELEMMIAACHDFAEDAIVAQSLPTASQQPAENAEVGTDGLPKDAEDTSEVTPIFGTRRMPATHVEQPEMEAPALFRHHNSLAS; encoded by the coding sequence ATGACCTTCTTTCTGACATACGGCGCTGACCTTCTGGTGATCCTCGCGAGTCTAGGTGCAATGGGGTACTGCATTGTCCTTTCGCGCCGCCTCAACCGGTTGACAAGCTTCGACAAGGGTCTTGGTGGCGCGATTGCCGTCATGTCCAGCCAAGTGGACGAAATGAAAGCGGCATTGCGCGAAGCAAAGGCAGGCTCGGATGGTGCCGGGCAACAGCTCCATGAGTTGGTCCATCAGGCCCGGGACATTTCGACCGAGCTGGAGATGATGATCGCAGCCTGCCACGATTTTGCAGAAGACGCTATTGTTGCCCAAAGCTTGCCAACCGCATCGCAGCAGCCTGCGGAAAACGCGGAGGTAGGTACTGATGGGCTTCCAAAAGATGCGGAAGACACATCTGAAGTTACTCCCATTTTCGGAACCAGGCGCATGCCAGCCACGCACGTCGAACAACCCGAGATGGAGGCCCCAGCTCTGTTCCGGCACCACAATTCGTTGGCAAGTTAA
- a CDS encoding MotE family protein, whose translation MDFEVVSAASASDPEPITSVVGPASPIRAAMDEVTMFRDRLREREEELNDRERAIEAAQILVEERLAELEAVEARLESLVQVSDTAAEGDLQRLTEVYETMGPDQTAELFAQMDPNFAAGFLTRMSPAASAAIMAELDPAYAYAVSVVIATRNAAAPTLDEPEADTES comes from the coding sequence ATGGACTTTGAGGTGGTCTCAGCTGCCTCTGCATCTGACCCGGAACCGATCACGTCGGTTGTCGGCCCTGCATCCCCAATCCGGGCAGCTATGGACGAAGTCACGATGTTTCGCGACCGTCTGCGCGAACGAGAAGAAGAATTGAATGATCGGGAGCGCGCGATTGAGGCAGCGCAAATCCTGGTGGAAGAACGGCTTGCTGAACTCGAGGCTGTCGAAGCGCGTTTGGAATCACTTGTTCAAGTGTCTGATACTGCCGCGGAGGGTGATCTTCAGCGCCTGACCGAGGTCTATGAGACGATGGGTCCGGATCAGACTGCCGAATTGTTTGCCCAAATGGACCCAAACTTTGCGGCCGGGTTTCTGACGCGCATGTCGCCCGCCGCCAGCGCCGCTATCATGGCCGAACTTGACCCTGCTTACGCCTACGCCGTTTCAGTTGTGATCGCCACGCGCAACGCAGCCGCGCCAACACTCGATGAGCCTGAAGCTGATACCGAATCTTAA